One Candidatus Devosia phytovorans genomic window carries:
- a CDS encoding biotin transporter BioY, producing MAVTLTTPNTLLGVFQPKGDAAKLASNIATVVLGTLLITICAKISVPVWPVPVTLQSFAIVALAAAFGARIGVATVALYLLEGAFGLPVFATGGGLAYLVGPTGGFLVGFLLLAAIVGFAADRGASAKPLVLFAVMIGAEALLLVIGFVYLLALSGQAGWIDQNNVVASAFAGAIQPFIVWDILKMALAALTVTGLWNLTGNRR from the coding sequence ATGGCCGTGACTTTGACCACGCCCAACACGCTGCTCGGTGTGTTCCAGCCCAAGGGCGATGCTGCGAAACTCGCATCCAACATCGCGACTGTCGTGCTCGGTACGCTGCTGATCACCATCTGTGCCAAGATCAGCGTGCCGGTCTGGCCCGTGCCGGTGACCCTGCAGAGCTTTGCCATCGTGGCGCTGGCCGCTGCCTTTGGCGCGCGTATCGGCGTCGCCACCGTCGCGCTCTACCTGCTCGAAGGCGCCTTCGGTCTTCCCGTTTTTGCTACCGGTGGCGGCCTTGCCTATCTCGTCGGCCCGACCGGCGGCTTCCTCGTTGGCTTCCTGCTGCTCGCCGCCATCGTTGGCTTTGCGGCCGATCGCGGCGCCTCGGCCAAGCCACTGGTGCTGTTCGCAGTCATGATCGGCGCTGAAGCGCTGCTGCTGGTGATCGGTTTTGTCTACCTGCTGGCGCTCTCCGGCCAGGCTGGCTGGATCGACCAGAACAATGTGGTCGCCTCGGCCTTTGCTGGCGCCATCCAGCCCTTCATCGTCTGGGACATCCTCAAGATGGCTTTGGCCGCCCTGACCGTCACCGGTCTGTGGAACCTGACCGGCAATCGCCGCTAG
- a CDS encoding MBL fold metallo-hydrolase codes for MASPAPSLSFDRKFDPRTGTPVVVAEGIARVTAPNASAYTFTGTNSFLLGHERLAVMDPGPDDSTHLGALKRAIGGRPVDAIILTHTHRDHSAAARRLADDLNAPLWFGGQHRLSRPLRRFERNPIRRSCDWSLVPDVTLVDGQQIQAGDLALTVHATPGHCANHLAFSTPDILLSGDHVMGWNSTLVSVPDGSMADYFASLDKVIALPQRTYVPAHGAPIVDGTAYARALRAHRLMRNEQVLRAVRSGARSISAIVGKIYPEQPLPVRLAAAMTINAHVEYLEGLGQLSVARPFWGMRITA; via the coding sequence ATGGCATCGCCCGCCCCTTCCCTGTCCTTCGACCGCAAATTCGATCCCCGGACAGGCACGCCCGTCGTGGTGGCAGAAGGGATTGCGCGCGTTACGGCGCCCAATGCCAGCGCCTATACTTTCACCGGCACCAACAGTTTCCTGCTTGGCCACGAGCGGCTCGCGGTGATGGATCCGGGCCCCGATGATTCGACCCATCTGGGTGCCCTCAAGCGCGCCATCGGTGGTCGCCCGGTCGATGCGATCATCCTTACCCACACCCATCGCGACCACAGCGCCGCGGCACGGCGACTGGCGGACGATCTGAATGCCCCGCTGTGGTTCGGCGGCCAGCACCGCCTGTCACGGCCGCTGCGCCGCTTCGAACGCAATCCGATCCGCAGGTCCTGCGACTGGAGCCTGGTGCCCGATGTCACGCTGGTCGATGGCCAGCAGATCCAGGCTGGAGACCTCGCGCTCACCGTGCACGCCACACCCGGCCATTGCGCCAACCACCTGGCCTTTTCCACGCCAGACATCCTCCTTAGCGGTGATCATGTCATGGGCTGGAATTCGACGCTGGTGTCGGTACCGGACGGTTCGATGGCGGACTATTTCGCTTCGCTCGACAAGGTCATCGCTCTGCCGCAACGAACCTATGTACCGGCGCATGGCGCCCCGATCGTCGACGGTACGGCCTATGCCCGCGCCTTGCGGGCGCATCGGCTGATGCGCAACGAACAGGTGCTGCGCGCTGTCCGCAGCGGCGCGCGGTCCATCTCGGCCATTGTCGGCAAGATTTATCCCGAACAGCCGCTGCCGGTGCGGCTCGCAGCAGCGATGACGATCAACGCCCATGTCGAATATCTAGAAGGTCTGGGGCAGCTGTCAGTCGCGCGCCCGTTCTGGGGCATGCGGATCACTGCATAG
- a CDS encoding DUF1499 domain-containing protein, whose translation MRILIRTSRTAIWARRLGSIAVPLVIIAVVLHRLRLITSDLFAAAALVGGVVGLLALVTAILALGRLWQTGDQGWSKAFAGLFFATLSLLPYAWYGSLMLRYPAVTDMATTDRGLMPLVFEPGTAAMPTPKMLSRTEMAAEFPNAETRTYPLGLLPTFDLVNALVAGNGWDVRMLRQSEDLGQINAQIMTLPGWREEVVIRVTGTQTQSTVDMRSASLHALHDFGDNGLRIEAFLEALDDSVTALLRDNPEANLPPEAVETEVPGAVDAMQ comes from the coding sequence TTGCGCATATTGATCAGGACATCGCGGACAGCCATCTGGGCACGCCGGCTGGGCAGCATTGCCGTGCCTCTGGTCATCATCGCCGTGGTTCTGCATCGTCTGCGCCTGATCACCAGCGACCTGTTCGCGGCCGCAGCCCTCGTGGGTGGCGTTGTCGGCCTGTTGGCGCTGGTCACCGCCATTCTGGCGTTGGGGCGACTATGGCAAACTGGCGACCAGGGTTGGAGCAAGGCCTTTGCCGGCCTGTTCTTTGCGACGCTCAGCCTCTTGCCCTATGCTTGGTACGGCAGCCTGATGCTGCGCTATCCGGCGGTGACCGACATGGCGACCACTGATCGCGGGTTGATGCCGCTGGTCTTCGAGCCCGGTACCGCCGCAATGCCGACGCCCAAGATGCTCTCGCGTACCGAAATGGCGGCGGAGTTTCCCAATGCCGAAACACGCACCTATCCACTCGGCCTCCTGCCGACCTTTGACCTCGTCAACGCGCTCGTCGCTGGCAATGGCTGGGATGTTCGCATGCTGCGGCAATCGGAAGATCTGGGGCAGATCAATGCGCAGATCATGACGCTGCCGGGCTGGCGCGAGGAAGTGGTGATCCGCGTCACCGGTACGCAGACGCAATCCACGGTGGACATGCGCTCGGCCTCGCTGCATGCGTTGCACGATTTTGGCGACAATGGCCTGCGGATCGAGGCCTTCCTCGAGGCGCTCGACGATTCGGTGACGGCCCTGCTGCGTGACAATCCCGAGGCCAACCTGCCCCCGGAAGCCGTTGAGACTGAAGTCCCTGGTGCCGTTGACGCTATGCAGTGA
- the pdxH gene encoding pyridoxamine 5'-phosphate oxidase has product MLQTLTERLFDDSDRTDLDPFALFEEWYALAQEAEPNDPHALSLATVDDDGLPDVRMVLLNARDSRGFCFFTNFESEKGKQLLAQPKAAMLMHWKSLRRQVRVRGPVEVVTPEEADAYFASRHKGSQIASSVSRQSRPLADRETLEQQVAQLTERVGDGDVVRPPHWSGFRIVPQSIEFWKDGQYRLHDRVRFTRQGDGWISSRLYP; this is encoded by the coding sequence ATGCTGCAAACCCTCACAGAACGCCTTTTTGACGACAGCGATCGCACCGATCTTGATCCTTTTGCCCTGTTCGAGGAATGGTACGCCCTGGCCCAGGAGGCCGAGCCCAATGATCCCCATGCCCTGTCGCTGGCGACAGTAGATGATGACGGACTGCCCGATGTGCGCATGGTGCTACTCAACGCCCGCGATTCGCGTGGCTTCTGTTTTTTCACCAATTTCGAAAGCGAGAAGGGCAAACAGCTTCTCGCCCAGCCCAAGGCGGCCATGCTGATGCACTGGAAGTCGCTGCGCCGGCAGGTACGGGTGCGCGGCCCGGTGGAAGTGGTGACGCCGGAAGAGGCCGATGCCTATTTCGCCAGCCGCCACAAGGGCAGCCAGATCGCCTCATCCGTATCGCGGCAATCGCGCCCGCTCGCTGATCGGGAAACCCTCGAGCAGCAGGTTGCCCAGCTGACTGAAAGGGTTGGTGACGGCGATGTCGTGCGGCCGCCCCATTGGTCCGGCTTCCGCATCGTGCCGCAGAGCATCGAATTCTGGAAAGACGGCCAATATCGCCTGCATGACCGCGTCCGCTTCACGCGACAGGGCGATGGCTGGATCAGCAGCCGGCTCTATCCTTAA
- a CDS encoding J domain-containing protein, protein MRDPYTVLGVPRSASEKDIKSAYRKLAKKYHPDQNPDDPSAHGKFAEATNAYDLLTDAEKRGQFDRGEIDADGNPKYAGFNPGGFSGGAGTRGGRSGAGGFSAEDILKEFMSGFGGQQRGGAGPGAGARGFAGGNGGQWDPFAGTAAGGPGGGRSMKGEDIVVNATASLEEAHKAGSIQVRMPSGKMLSVKLPEKLEEGQQIRLKGQGSPGLGEPGDALVTVRFEKSKQFRRDGSDIRTDVPITLYEAVLGAKVRVPTLDGSVELNLPPGIDTGKALRLKGKGLYGDGDLYANLKVVLPPGGDADLEALARFMRDQKPYKVRD, encoded by the coding sequence ATGCGCGATCCCTATACCGTGCTTGGGGTGCCACGTTCAGCGAGCGAGAAGGACATCAAGTCCGCCTATCGCAAACTGGCCAAGAAGTATCACCCCGATCAGAACCCTGATGATCCTTCGGCGCACGGCAAGTTTGCCGAGGCGACCAATGCCTATGACCTGCTGACCGACGCGGAAAAGCGCGGCCAGTTCGATCGCGGCGAGATCGATGCCGATGGCAATCCGAAATATGCCGGCTTCAATCCGGGCGGATTTTCGGGCGGTGCCGGTACGCGCGGCGGCCGCAGCGGTGCCGGTGGCTTCTCGGCCGAAGATATCCTCAAGGAATTCATGAGCGGCTTCGGCGGCCAGCAGCGTGGCGGTGCCGGTCCGGGCGCAGGCGCGCGCGGCTTTGCCGGCGGCAATGGCGGTCAATGGGATCCGTTTGCCGGTACGGCCGCTGGCGGTCCGGGCGGCGGTCGGAGCATGAAGGGCGAAGATATCGTGGTCAATGCCACAGCATCGCTTGAAGAGGCTCACAAGGCCGGCTCGATCCAGGTGCGCATGCCTTCGGGCAAGATGCTGTCGGTCAAGCTGCCGGAGAAGCTCGAAGAGGGCCAGCAAATCCGCCTCAAGGGCCAGGGCTCGCCCGGCCTCGGCGAACCCGGCGATGCGCTCGTCACCGTGCGCTTTGAAAAGTCCAAGCAGTTCCGCCGCGATGGCTCCGACATCCGCACCGACGTGCCGATCACGCTCTATGAAGCGGTGCTCGGCGCCAAGGTGCGCGTGCCCACGCTGGATGGTTCGGTCGAGCTCAACCTGCCGCCTGGCATCGATACCGGCAAGGCACTGCGCCTCAAGGGCAAGGGCCTCTACGGCGACGGCGATCTTTACGCCAATCTCAAGGTGGTGCTACCGCCCGGCGGCGACGCCGATCTTGAGGCGCTGGCCCGCTTCATGCGCGACCAGAAGCCCTACAAGGTCCGTGACTAG
- a CDS encoding L-threonylcarbamoyladenylate synthase, with protein MKQTAVDPKTVAEAAEILSAGKLCAFPTETVYGLGADATDADAVLSIYETKGRPRFNPLIIHCADLAMAETVAEFSPFARKAAALWPGSLTLVLPQKPGHGLADVATAGLDTVAIRIPDHPIALELIAAVGRPLAAPSANPSGRLSPTSAYQVRLGFAGKVPVLDGGPCHAGVESTIIRIEDERLVQLRAGAVAREEIERLLGATVEVAEKHAAIAAPGMLASHYAPNALMRLDAEPQAGEAYLAFGRAAEFAGPMRNLSPSADLHEAARNLFSMLHELDALDTKTIAVAPIPDYGLGEAINDRLQRAAAPRP; from the coding sequence ATGAAACAGACCGCCGTCGATCCCAAGACTGTCGCCGAAGCTGCAGAAATCCTGAGTGCCGGCAAGCTCTGTGCCTTTCCGACCGAAACCGTCTATGGTCTGGGCGCCGACGCGACGGATGCCGATGCGGTACTGTCGATCTACGAGACCAAGGGGCGGCCGCGTTTCAATCCGCTGATCATCCATTGCGCCGATCTCGCCATGGCCGAGACGGTGGCCGAGTTTTCGCCTTTTGCCCGCAAGGCTGCGGCGCTGTGGCCAGGCAGCCTGACGCTGGTGCTGCCGCAAAAGCCGGGCCATGGACTGGCCGATGTGGCGACGGCTGGGCTCGATACCGTGGCCATTCGCATTCCCGATCATCCGATTGCACTGGAGCTGATTGCCGCGGTCGGCCGGCCACTGGCCGCGCCCTCGGCCAATCCGTCTGGACGGCTGTCGCCGACCTCGGCCTATCAGGTGCGGCTGGGGTTTGCCGGCAAGGTGCCCGTTCTGGACGGCGGACCGTGTCATGCGGGCGTGGAGTCGACCATCATCCGCATCGAGGACGAGCGGCTGGTGCAGTTGCGGGCAGGGGCCGTGGCGCGCGAGGAGATCGAGCGCCTGCTGGGCGCGACGGTGGAGGTCGCCGAAAAGCACGCCGCCATCGCGGCGCCAGGCATGCTGGCGAGCCACTATGCACCCAATGCGCTGATGCGGCTCGATGCCGAGCCGCAGGCTGGCGAGGCCTATCTGGCCTTCGGTCGGGCGGCCGAATTTGCAGGCCCAATGCGGAACCTGTCGCCGTCAGCTGACCTGCATGAAGCCGCGCGAAACCTTTTTTCCATGCTGCACGAGCTGGATGCGCTGGATACGAAAACGATCGCCGTCGCACCGATCCCCGACTACGGACTGGGCGAGGCGATCAATGATCGTTTGCAGAGGGCCGCGGCACCGCGGCCCTAG
- a CDS encoding histone deacetylase family protein: MTTLLVSQPNFADHVTPQGHPERADRIRAVEDVLSQSRFDKLVRRDAPSGDLTLAELVHDSQYLARLREARPAEGIRQLDADTYISGNSLNAVTQGLGGALSALDAVLLGEVDNAFCAIRPPGHHAEIATPMGFCLINTVAVVAREAQRKYGAERIAIIDFDVHHGNGTQDIFKADPTVFYASSHQMPLYPGTGNPAETGVGNIFNVALDENSDGAAMRDAYLTRIIPALLNFSPDLILLSAGFDAHERDPLAQLNWQSSDFSWLTGKLMDAADRTCGNRIVSLLEGGYDLKGLAGGASHHVAMLMDGAVGRLDE, from the coding sequence GTGACAACGCTGCTCGTCAGTCAGCCGAACTTTGCCGACCATGTCACACCGCAGGGACATCCCGAGCGCGCCGATCGCATCCGTGCCGTCGAAGACGTGCTGAGCCAATCCCGCTTCGACAAGCTTGTCCGCCGCGACGCGCCATCGGGCGATCTCACGCTGGCCGAACTCGTGCATGATAGCCAATATCTCGCCCGTTTGCGCGAGGCGCGCCCCGCCGAAGGCATCCGCCAGCTCGACGCCGACACCTACATTTCCGGCAATTCGCTCAACGCGGTCACGCAAGGACTCGGCGGCGCGCTTTCCGCCCTGGACGCCGTCCTGCTCGGCGAAGTGGACAATGCCTTCTGCGCCATCCGGCCGCCTGGCCACCACGCCGAAATCGCGACGCCCATGGGCTTTTGCCTGATCAACACAGTCGCCGTGGTCGCCCGGGAGGCGCAGCGCAAATATGGTGCGGAGCGGATCGCCATCATTGATTTCGACGTACACCACGGCAATGGCACGCAGGATATCTTCAAGGCCGACCCGACGGTGTTCTACGCCTCCAGCCACCAGATGCCGCTCTATCCCGGCACGGGCAATCCTGCCGAAACGGGCGTCGGCAATATTTTCAACGTCGCTCTCGATGAAAACAGCGATGGCGCGGCAATGCGTGACGCCTATCTCACCCGCATCATCCCGGCGCTCCTCAACTTTTCGCCCGATCTGATCCTGCTCTCGGCGGGCTTTGACGCGCATGAGCGCGACCCACTGGCCCAGCTCAACTGGCAGTCGTCGGATTTCTCCTGGCTCACCGGCAAACTGATGGATGCCGCTGACCGGACCTGTGGCAATCGCATTGTGTCGCTGCTCGAAGGTGGCTATGACCTCAAGGGCCTGGCGGGTGGCGCGAGCCATCATGTCGCCATGCTGATGGACGGCGCCGTCGGGCGCCTCGACGAATAG
- a CDS encoding exodeoxyribonuclease VII small subunit, producing MADNDDVKTLSFEAALAQLEEIVGKLESGRAPLAESIAIYERGEALKAHCETLLRTAEARIEKITLSRDGKPTGTEPLDA from the coding sequence ATGGCCGACAATGACGACGTGAAAACTCTGAGCTTCGAAGCCGCTTTGGCCCAGCTCGAAGAGATTGTCGGCAAGCTTGAATCTGGCCGTGCCCCGCTCGCCGAATCCATCGCCATCTATGAGCGCGGCGAGGCTCTCAAGGCGCATTGCGAAACGCTGCTGCGCACCGCCGAAGCCCGTATCGAAAAGATCACGCTGTCCCGCGACGGCAAGCCGACCGGCACCGAGCCGCTGGACGCCTGA
- a CDS encoding SCO family protein: MATASKSLRNFRIVLWALVAVVAIGATALVIFRPPARPLGVTGQEFALNSTKGGAFTQDDLKGVPSLIFFGFTFCPDVCPTTLAETTAIRAELGLTPEQLRIIFVSVDPERDTLDMVRDYVEGFDPSIIGLVGHDLTQTENAKKAFGVFSEKVESEPGDPYYLVNHTALTFLINDDGSFQGTIAYEEAHDTAVAKVKRLVEG, from the coding sequence ATGGCCACTGCATCGAAGTCGCTGCGCAACTTCCGCATCGTGTTGTGGGCGCTGGTGGCGGTCGTTGCCATTGGCGCGACCGCGCTCGTCATCTTTCGTCCCCCTGCCCGCCCCCTCGGCGTGACGGGACAGGAGTTTGCGCTCAATTCCACCAAGGGCGGCGCCTTCACACAGGATGATCTCAAGGGCGTGCCGAGCCTGATCTTTTTCGGCTTCACCTTCTGCCCCGACGTCTGTCCGACCACCTTGGCCGAAACCACCGCGATCCGCGCCGAGCTGGGCCTGACACCCGAGCAGCTGCGGATCATCTTCGTGTCGGTCGACCCCGAGCGCGACACGCTGGATATGGTGCGCGACTATGTCGAGGGCTTCGATCCGTCCATCATCGGCCTCGTCGGCCATGACCTGACGCAGACCGAAAATGCCAAAAAGGCTTTCGGCGTGTTTTCGGAAAAGGTCGAGAGCGAGCCAGGCGACCCCTACTACCTGGTCAACCACACGGCGCTTACGTTCCTGATCAATGACGACGGCAGCTTCCAGGGCACGATTGCCTATGAAGAGGCCCATGACACGGCCGTTGCCAAGGTCAAACGCCTGGTCGAAGGATGA
- a CDS encoding TlyA family RNA methyltransferase — translation MSERIRLDLALEQRGLVPSRARARDAILRGTVTINGATADKPNRMVGRDDVLALSDPAANYVSRAALKLVAGLDAGTIDPSGKTCIDVGASTGGFTQVLMERGARRIYAVDVGHDQFHDRLKGSDRVVSMEGVNARDLTTGDIPEPIDLLVSDISFVSVTKVLDAPLALCTPTAEAVILFKPQFEVGRENVGKGGIVNDEAAIATALTDVIAYVEGHGFKHRVSVTSPIAGGDGNVETVLVFGRSA, via the coding sequence ATGAGCGAACGTATCCGCCTCGATCTGGCACTGGAGCAGCGCGGCCTTGTACCCAGCCGCGCGAGGGCACGCGACGCCATTCTCCGCGGCACCGTGACCATCAATGGCGCGACCGCTGACAAACCCAACCGCATGGTGGGACGCGACGATGTTTTGGCCCTCAGTGATCCGGCCGCCAACTACGTGTCCCGCGCGGCGCTGAAGCTTGTGGCAGGCCTCGACGCCGGCACGATCGATCCAAGCGGCAAAACCTGCATCGACGTCGGCGCCTCGACAGGTGGCTTCACCCAGGTGCTGATGGAGCGCGGTGCGCGCCGGATCTACGCTGTCGATGTCGGCCATGACCAGTTTCACGACCGCCTCAAGGGTAGCGACCGCGTGGTCAGCATGGAAGGCGTCAACGCCCGCGACCTGACGACAGGCGACATTCCCGAACCAATCGACCTGCTGGTTTCCGACATCAGCTTCGTCTCCGTCACCAAGGTGCTCGATGCGCCGCTGGCGCTATGCACACCTACGGCGGAAGCGGTGATCCTCTTCAAGCCGCAGTTCGAGGTGGGCCGCGAGAATGTCGGCAAGGGCGGTATCGTCAATGACGAGGCGGCCATCGCAACGGCTTTGACAGATGTCATTGCCTATGTCGAAGGGCACGGCTTCAAGCATCGTGTCTCCGTGACCTCGCCCATTGCTGGCGGCGATGGGAATGTGGAGACGGTACTGGTCTTTGGCCGCTCGGCCTGA
- a CDS encoding alkylphosphonate utilization protein → MTDGNDDYVYDEATGEWRPGSEIAAAKAPASALVVVDAAGTAIADGDSVVLIKDLKVKGAGQTLKQGTVIKSIRLTDNPEEIDCRHDAIKGLVLRTEFVRKR, encoded by the coding sequence ATGACCGACGGCAATGACGACTATGTCTATGATGAAGCTACGGGCGAATGGCGTCCGGGGTCCGAAATAGCCGCTGCCAAAGCACCGGCATCAGCATTGGTCGTGGTGGACGCGGCAGGCACGGCGATAGCCGATGGCGACTCGGTGGTCCTCATCAAGGACCTCAAGGTCAAGGGCGCCGGCCAGACGCTCAAGCAAGGCACCGTCATCAAGTCGATCCGGCTGACCGACAATCCCGAGGAAATCGACTGCCGGCACGACGCCATCAAGGGCCTCGTGCTGCGCACCGAATTCGTCCGCAAGCGCTAG
- the aroC gene encoding chorismate synthase produces the protein MSFNTFGHLFRFTTWGESHGPALGVVVDGCPPGVTLTPELIQRDLDRRKPGQSKYTTQRREADEVKILSGVFEDERTDGPRSTGTPISLLIENTDQRSKDYADIRDKYRPGHADYTYDQKYGIRDYRGGGRTSARETAARVAAGAVARQVLDGITIRASLVQVGLHKIDYDNFDWDQVDQNPFFCADAQAAELWADYLDGIRKDGNSVGAVIEVVAEGVPAGWGAPIYGKLSADLASAMMSINAVKGVEIGAGFESASLTGVENADQMRAGAEKPYFLDNHAGGILGGISNGDPIVCRFAVKPTSSIITPRQTVTTRNEDTDIVTKGRHDPCVGIRAVPVGEAMMALVLADHALRHRGQTGRDGAVGFDRN, from the coding sequence ATGTCGTTCAATACATTCGGACATCTTTTCCGCTTCACCACCTGGGGCGAGAGCCATGGGCCGGCGCTGGGCGTCGTGGTGGATGGTTGCCCGCCAGGCGTCACGCTGACGCCGGAACTGATCCAGCGCGATCTTGATCGTCGCAAGCCAGGCCAGAGCAAATACACGACGCAGCGCCGCGAAGCCGATGAGGTGAAAATCCTCTCGGGCGTCTTCGAGGACGAGCGTACGGATGGCCCCCGCAGCACGGGCACGCCGATCTCGCTGTTGATCGAGAACACCGACCAGCGCTCCAAGGACTATGCCGATATCCGCGACAAATATCGGCCGGGCCACGCCGACTATACCTATGACCAGAAATACGGCATTCGCGACTATCGCGGCGGCGGCCGCACGTCTGCGCGAGAAACCGCTGCGCGAGTCGCGGCCGGCGCTGTGGCGCGGCAGGTGCTTGACGGCATCACCATTCGCGCCAGTCTCGTGCAGGTTGGGCTGCACAAGATCGACTATGACAATTTTGACTGGGATCAGGTCGACCAGAACCCCTTCTTTTGCGCTGATGCGCAGGCGGCAGAACTATGGGCCGACTATCTCGACGGCATCCGCAAGGACGGCAACTCGGTGGGCGCGGTGATCGAAGTGGTCGCCGAAGGCGTGCCGGCCGGCTGGGGCGCTCCAATCTATGGCAAGCTCAGCGCTGACCTGGCTTCGGCCATGATGAGCATCAATGCGGTCAAAGGCGTGGAGATTGGCGCGGGTTTCGAGTCCGCCAGCCTGACTGGCGTCGAGAATGCAGACCAGATGCGGGCAGGGGCCGAAAAACCCTATTTCCTCGACAACCACGCTGGCGGCATCCTCGGCGGCATTTCCAATGGCGATCCAATCGTCTGCCGCTTTGCCGTGAAGCCAACGTCCTCTATCATCACGCCGCGTCAGACGGTGACGACGCGCAACGAGGATACCGACATCGTCACCAAGGGTCGCCACGACCCCTGCGTCGGCATTCGCGCGGTGCCGGTCGGCGAGGCCATGATGGCGCTTGTGCTGGCCGATCACGCCCTACGCCACCGCGGCCAGACGGGCCGGGACGGCGCGGTCGGCTTTGACCGCAACTAG
- a CDS encoding type II toxin-antitoxin system VapC family toxin, with translation MSLIKAMLDTNIVSALMRNPGSGKVYDRLLAYGTERVCISIITSAEIQFGFAKRPSPRLEETLRYLLSSVEILPFDMPADFSYGQIRAQLEQQGSVIGPNDLFLAAHALALDLTLVTDNIREFSRVPNLRVENWLD, from the coding sequence TTGAGCCTGATCAAGGCTATGCTGGATACAAATATAGTGTCCGCGCTGATGCGCAATCCGGGTAGCGGCAAGGTTTATGACCGCTTGCTCGCCTATGGCACTGAGCGCGTTTGCATCAGCATCATCACCTCTGCCGAAATACAGTTCGGCTTTGCCAAACGCCCGTCGCCACGACTTGAGGAGACGCTGCGCTATCTTCTATCCAGCGTGGAAATCCTGCCTTTTGACATGCCAGCCGATTTCTCCTACGGCCAAATACGCGCGCAACTGGAGCAGCAGGGCAGCGTGATCGGTCCCAACGACCTCTTCCTTGCCGCCCATGCCCTTGCGCTTGATCTCACCCTCGTCACCGACAACATCCGCGAGTTCTCCCGCGTGCCAAACCTGCGTGTCGAGAACTGGCTCGATTGA
- a CDS encoding histidine phosphatase family protein has protein sequence MTSLVWPEIYFIRHGETPWNAERRYQGRRDIPLNDKGRGQANQNGRTLAALFASRGLDPNAFEWHASPLGRTRETMERVRAGFDVHLPETKFDIRLMEISFGILEGELFEELPANLAVAPGSRTADYWEFRPENGENYRDVEARLAEFSSVLKGPSVVVAHGGIARTLRVLIERASIVDVVNWSPPQDVVMHFTPGKMEMLRAEDI, from the coding sequence ATGACAAGCCTGGTTTGGCCGGAAATCTATTTCATTCGGCATGGTGAGACACCCTGGAATGCCGAGCGCCGCTATCAGGGCCGCAGGGATATTCCGCTCAACGACAAGGGGCGTGGCCAGGCCAATCAGAACGGCAGGACGCTGGCGGCGCTGTTCGCCTCGCGCGGCCTCGATCCCAATGCCTTTGAGTGGCATGCCTCCCCCCTGGGCAGAACGCGCGAAACCATGGAGCGCGTCCGCGCCGGCTTCGATGTGCACCTCCCTGAAACCAAGTTCGACATTCGCCTGATGGAAATTTCCTTCGGCATTCTGGAAGGCGAACTTTTCGAGGAATTGCCCGCCAATCTGGCCGTCGCACCAGGTAGCCGTACCGCCGATTACTGGGAATTCCGCCCCGAGAATGGCGAAAACTATCGCGACGTCGAAGCCCGGCTGGCCGAATTCTCGAGCGTACTCAAGGGGCCGTCTGTGGTCGTGGCCCATGGCGGCATCGCCCGCACCTTGCGCGTGCTGATAGAGCGCGCCTCCATTGTTGACGTCGTCAACTGGAGTCCACCGCAGGACGTCGTCATGCATTTCACGCCCGGCAAAATGGAAATGCTCCGGGCCGAAGACATTTGA